In a genomic window of Myxococcales bacterium:
- the tilS gene encoding tRNA lysidine(34) synthetase TilS, producing the protein MSAPEVAAIRATVAAELARHGRRRLDVAFSGGPDSSVLADAAVAHLGASAVRLLHVDHGAAASAAAVAHVRAWAAARGLALAVVAIEVPPGPSWEAQARGARDQALVALAGDELIATGHTASDQAETVLLRLVRGTGPDGLAAIAPRRGPFIRPLLVHPRAAIRAYVDALGLAPWHDPMNDDPAFTRVWLRQQIVPALAARNPQIERALAQLAAQAADDRVALAPAVAAVEAAVVDADDRLGCAPLAAAPAALARRVIAGWLARHGRSYEHAAVVAVLELARAPTAGTRGLDLPGGRVERIYDALVIAGPAAAAPPLRALGPDGPYQIRPWQPGDRMRPARLRGGSRKLSDLYGDLKVARGLRAGARVVIAASGAIAWAEHVGPAWQTTIVVRADLPE; encoded by the coding sequence GTGAGCGCTCCCGAGGTCGCGGCGATCCGTGCCACCGTCGCCGCCGAGCTGGCGCGCCACGGCCGGCGCCGGCTCGACGTCGCGTTCTCCGGAGGCCCCGACTCGTCGGTGCTGGCCGACGCCGCGGTCGCCCACCTGGGCGCGAGCGCGGTCCGGCTGCTGCATGTCGATCACGGCGCGGCGGCCAGCGCCGCGGCGGTCGCGCACGTCCGGGCCTGGGCCGCGGCCCGGGGCCTGGCGCTGGCGGTGGTCGCGATCGAGGTGCCGCCTGGGCCGTCGTGGGAGGCCCAGGCCCGGGGCGCCCGCGACCAGGCGCTGGTGGCGCTGGCCGGCGACGAGCTGATCGCCACCGGCCACACCGCCAGCGATCAGGCCGAGACCGTGCTCCTGCGGCTGGTGCGCGGCACCGGCCCCGACGGGCTCGCGGCGATCGCGCCCCGGCGCGGGCCGTTCATCCGGCCGCTGCTGGTGCACCCGCGCGCGGCGATCCGCGCCTACGTCGACGCGCTCGGGCTCGCGCCCTGGCACGATCCGATGAACGACGATCCGGCGTTCACGCGGGTCTGGCTGCGGCAGCAGATCGTGCCGGCGCTGGCGGCGCGCAACCCGCAGATCGAGCGGGCGCTGGCCCAGCTCGCGGCCCAGGCCGCCGACGATCGCGTCGCCCTGGCGCCGGCCGTGGCGGCGGTGGAGGCCGCGGTGGTCGACGCCGACGATCGCCTGGGGTGCGCGCCGCTGGCCGCGGCGCCGGCGGCCCTGGCCCGGCGGGTGATCGCGGGGTGGCTGGCCCGGCACGGCCGCAGCTACGAGCACGCGGCCGTGGTCGCGGTGCTCGAGCTGGCCCGGGCGCCGACCGCCGGCACCCGCGGCCTCGACCTCCCGGGCGGCCGGGTCGAGCGGATCTACGACGCGCTGGTGATCGCCGGGCCCGCGGCCGCGGCCCCGCCGCTGCGCGCGCTCGGCCCCGACGGGCCCTACCAGATCCGTCCGTGGCAGCCCGGGGATCGCATGCGGCCGGCCCGGCTGCGCGGCGGCTCGCGCAAGCTGTCCGATCTGTACGGCGACCTCAAGGTGGCGCGCGGGCTCCGCGCCGGGGCCCGGGTCGTGATCGCGGCCAGCGGGGCGATCGCCTGGGCCGAGCACGTCGGGCCGGCGTGGCAGACGACGATCGTCGTGCGCGCCGACCTGCCCGAATAG
- the rnc gene encoding ribonuclease III — protein sequence MSDPSDLSALEVVLGYHFGNRATLDVALRHSSWLNEHAEAVGGDNERLEFLGDAVLDLVVGHRLMTRFPQLREGELSVTRAQVVSEAGLAEVAASLSLGTWLRLGKGEDKSGGRTKRSILADAFEAVIAAVYLDGGYSAAAEMVERLLAHRIENVEHTGFYDFKTRLQEMALARLKRPPVYKVVAEIGPDHAKQFVVEVWIGDELYARAEGTSKKAADQNAAAAAAFKLEGKGAGTP from the coding sequence GTGTCCGACCCCTCCGATCTCAGCGCGCTCGAGGTCGTGCTCGGCTATCACTTCGGCAACCGCGCCACGCTCGACGTCGCGCTGCGCCACAGCTCGTGGCTCAACGAGCACGCCGAGGCCGTCGGCGGCGACAACGAGCGGCTCGAGTTCCTCGGCGACGCCGTGCTCGATCTGGTGGTCGGCCACCGGCTCATGACCCGGTTCCCGCAGCTGCGCGAGGGCGAGCTGTCGGTGACCCGGGCCCAGGTCGTGAGCGAGGCCGGCCTGGCCGAGGTCGCGGCGTCGCTCAGCCTCGGCACGTGGCTGCGCCTGGGCAAGGGCGAGGACAAGAGCGGCGGCCGCACCAAGCGCTCGATCCTGGCCGACGCGTTCGAGGCGGTGATCGCGGCGGTCTACCTCGACGGCGGCTACTCGGCCGCGGCCGAGATGGTCGAGCGGCTGCTGGCCCACCGGATCGAGAACGTCGAGCACACCGGCTTCTACGACTTCAAGACCCGACTGCAAGAGATGGCGCTGGCCCGGCTCAAGCGCCCGCCGGTCTACAAGGTCGTGGCCGAGATCGGGCCCGATCACGCCAAGCAGTTCGTGGTCGAGGTGTGGATCGGCGACGAGCTGTACGCGCGGGCCGAGGGCACCTCGAAGAAGGCCGCCGATCAGAACGCGGCGGCCGCGGCCGCGTTCAAGCTCGAGGGCAAGGGCGCCGGCACACCGTAG
- a CDS encoding serine/threonine protein kinase, whose amino-acid sequence MEAPTRIGRYHVLAPIARGGMAEVFRVKTVGLAGFEKVQALKRIARAQAREPRFIRSFIDEARIAAELSHKNVVQVFDFGEVDGDLYLTMELVDGLDLKTALDRARASGRTLPSTLACHVIAEVAAGLDYAHRRTDAAGHPLGIVHCDVSPANVMLSSEGHVKILDFGIARASFAHAVERRRLRGKPRYMAPEQTRGERPTTATDVFALATVAWELLTGRLLFDGADVAATLAAVRGQPIPPIDRVCPEVPMAVARALDRALDREPARRASALEVARAATLGAAGATARTLAAWLDDVIAHAGPPAPPQFAAATADTLAREPVPEPTSAAVTAPMRPGAAAIPTWTPGTSSDTTTRPFGDDAEPTSTDGPGYAWLDEETELGGPAIGTLDVADLLDAADGADLADATIDQPLDLATHPPPTTRSPS is encoded by the coding sequence GTGGAGGCGCCCACTCGCATCGGCCGCTATCATGTGCTCGCGCCGATCGCGCGCGGCGGCATGGCCGAGGTGTTCCGCGTCAAGACCGTGGGCCTGGCCGGGTTCGAGAAGGTCCAGGCGCTCAAGCGGATCGCCCGGGCCCAGGCCCGCGAGCCGCGGTTCATCCGGTCGTTCATCGACGAGGCCCGGATCGCCGCCGAGCTCAGCCACAAGAACGTGGTGCAGGTGTTCGACTTCGGCGAGGTCGACGGCGACCTGTACCTGACGATGGAGCTGGTCGATGGCCTCGACCTCAAGACCGCGCTCGACCGGGCCCGGGCCAGCGGCCGGACGCTGCCGTCGACGCTGGCGTGCCACGTGATCGCCGAGGTCGCGGCCGGCCTCGACTACGCCCACCGGCGCACCGACGCCGCCGGCCACCCGCTCGGCATCGTCCACTGCGACGTGTCGCCGGCCAACGTCATGCTGTCGTCCGAGGGCCACGTGAAGATCCTCGATTTCGGCATCGCCCGGGCCAGCTTCGCCCACGCGGTCGAGCGCCGGCGCCTGCGCGGCAAGCCGCGCTACATGGCGCCCGAGCAGACCCGCGGCGAGCGCCCGACCACCGCGACCGACGTGTTCGCGCTCGCGACGGTGGCGTGGGAGCTCCTGACCGGGCGGCTGCTGTTCGACGGCGCCGACGTCGCGGCCACGCTCGCGGCGGTGCGCGGCCAGCCGATCCCGCCGATCGATCGGGTCTGCCCCGAGGTGCCGATGGCGGTCGCGCGCGCGCTCGACCGGGCGCTCGATCGCGAGCCGGCGCGCCGGGCCAGCGCGCTCGAGGTCGCCCGGGCCGCGACCCTCGGCGCCGCTGGCGCCACCGCGCGCACGCTCGCGGCGTGGCTCGACGACGTCATCGCCCACGCCGGCCCGCCCGCGCCGCCGCAGTTCGCGGCCGCCACCGCCGACACCCTCGCGCGCGAGCCGGTGCCCGAGCCGACCTCGGCCGCGGTGACGGCGCCCATGCGCCCCGGCGCGGCCGCGATCCCGACCTGGACGCCGGGCACCTCGTCGGACACCACGACGCGCCCGTTCGGTGACGACGCCGAGCCCACCAGCACCGACGGGCCGGGCTACGCCTGGCTCGACGAGGAGACCGAGCTCGGGGGCCCGGCGATCGGCACGCTCGACGTGGCCGACCTGCTCGACGCCGCCGATGGCGCCGACCTGGCCGACGCCACGATCGATCAGCCGCTCGACCTCGCGACCCACCCGCCGCCGACGACGCGGTCGCCGTCGTAG
- the mnmA gene encoding tRNA 2-thiouridine(34) synthase MnmA: MTAPVPPAPARTVVVALSGGVDSATAAGLLVRAGHRVIGMTMRLYDARTTGTARGRCCGPRDVEDARRVAEHLDIPFYVLDLEAEFARTVVDDFVTTYLDGKTPNPCVRCNQHVKFAPLLARARAIGADVLATGHYGRIAPGPDGAPALWRARDPDKDQSYFLFSMPPAALAEVWFPLGELTKPAVRALAAELGLPNAAKPESQEICFVPDGDHAGFVAAAALTRGRTLPTAGAIVDDRGVALGRHDGVHRFTIGQHKGLGNLRGLGPDDRRFVTAIDPVAGTVTVGARADAATAGFVLDEPRWLGPLAAEVQVQVRHRGPRVPARITVGPRVQVALAEPLIAAPGQAAVIYDGDRVVGGGWVARSSG, from the coding sequence ATGACCGCGCCCGTCCCCCCCGCGCCCGCGCGCACCGTCGTGGTGGCGCTGTCGGGCGGCGTCGACTCGGCCACCGCCGCCGGGCTGCTGGTGCGCGCCGGCCACCGCGTCATCGGCATGACCATGCGGCTCTACGACGCCCGCACCACCGGCACCGCGCGCGGGCGCTGCTGCGGGCCGCGCGACGTCGAGGACGCGCGCCGGGTCGCCGAGCACCTCGACATCCCGTTCTACGTGCTCGACCTCGAGGCCGAGTTCGCGCGCACCGTCGTCGACGACTTCGTCACGACCTACCTCGACGGCAAGACCCCCAACCCGTGCGTGCGCTGCAACCAGCACGTCAAGTTCGCGCCGCTCCTGGCCCGGGCCCGGGCGATCGGCGCCGACGTGCTGGCCACCGGCCACTACGGCCGGATCGCGCCCGGTCCCGACGGCGCGCCGGCGCTGTGGCGGGCGCGCGACCCCGACAAGGATCAGTCGTACTTCCTGTTCTCGATGCCGCCCGCCGCGCTGGCCGAGGTCTGGTTCCCGCTGGGCGAGCTGACCAAGCCGGCGGTGCGCGCGCTCGCCGCCGAGCTCGGCCTGCCCAACGCCGCCAAGCCCGAGTCGCAGGAGATCTGCTTCGTGCCCGACGGCGACCACGCCGGGTTCGTGGCCGCGGCGGCGCTGACCCGGGGCCGGACGCTGCCGACCGCGGGCGCGATCGTCGACGACCGCGGCGTCGCGCTGGGCCGCCACGACGGCGTCCACCGGTTCACGATCGGCCAGCACAAGGGCCTCGGCAACCTGCGCGGCCTCGGCCCCGACGATCGCCGGTTCGTCACCGCGATCGATCCGGTCGCCGGCACGGTCACGGTCGGGGCCCGCGCCGACGCCGCCACCGCCGGGTTCGTGCTCGACGAGCCGCGCTGGCTCGGGCCGCTCGCGGCCGAGGTCCAGGTCCAGGTCCGGCACCGCGGGCCCCGGGTGCCGGCGCGGATCACCGTCGGGCCGCGGGTGCAGGTCGCGCTGGCCGAGCCGCTGATCGCGGCGCCGGGCCAGGCCGCGGTGATCTACGACGGCGACCGCGTCGTCGGCGGCGGGTGGGTCGCGAGGTCGAGCGGCTGA
- the rlmD gene encoding 23S rRNA (uracil(1939)-C(5))-methyltransferase RlmD: protein MSAPGKPSAIEVSATDLDDDGAGVATVDGRTLHVADLLPGERARVAWIHQSKQRPEAWGRIVTRTSPPSPDRVKPPCPAFGRCGGCPWQHLAYPAQLAAKHRQVARALGDQVTPAAVVPAPHQLHYRAKGKYVAGRTDGHLALGAWARDRHQFVDTAGCQVVTRAIDRVRGAVIAAAAGARLAPFDEQRGTGQLRYAIIRQARDGRLLVALVVRSNTPAVAVAAAGRALIEDPTIVGVVRIDNDRTDGALAASPPVLVAGDATLPDRIAGVDVALGATEFAQVNPVATDALYAHVAAQVALAPGERAADVYAGLGGISFALARAGATVTAIERDASAIAALTAAATAAGLAITGVVGDAEVLAERGADLAAIVVNPPRKGCSAATLAAATASTAGRLVYVSCGPDALGRDLRALTGSGWRIDHAQPFDLMPGTAQVETVVRLVR from the coding sequence ATGTCAGCCCCCGGCAAGCCGTCCGCGATCGAGGTCTCCGCCACCGATCTCGACGACGACGGCGCCGGGGTCGCCACCGTCGACGGCCGCACGCTCCACGTGGCCGACCTGCTCCCGGGCGAGCGGGCCCGGGTGGCGTGGATCCACCAGAGCAAGCAGCGGCCCGAGGCCTGGGGTCGGATCGTCACCCGCACGTCGCCGCCGTCGCCCGACCGGGTCAAGCCGCCGTGTCCGGCGTTCGGACGCTGCGGCGGGTGCCCGTGGCAGCACCTCGCCTACCCGGCCCAGCTCGCGGCCAAGCACCGCCAGGTCGCCCGCGCGCTCGGCGATCAGGTGACCCCGGCCGCGGTGGTGCCGGCGCCGCACCAGCTCCACTACCGCGCCAAGGGCAAGTACGTGGCCGGGCGCACCGACGGCCACCTCGCGCTCGGCGCCTGGGCCCGCGATCGCCACCAGTTCGTCGACACCGCCGGCTGTCAGGTCGTGACCCGCGCGATCGATCGCGTGCGCGGCGCGGTGATCGCCGCGGCCGCGGGCGCGCGGCTGGCGCCGTTCGACGAGCAGCGCGGCACCGGCCAGCTCCGCTACGCGATCATCCGCCAGGCCCGCGACGGCCGGCTGCTGGTGGCGCTGGTGGTGCGCAGCAACACGCCCGCGGTCGCGGTCGCCGCGGCCGGGCGCGCGCTGATCGAGGACCCGACGATCGTCGGCGTGGTCCGGATCGACAACGACCGCACCGACGGCGCGCTCGCGGCGTCGCCGCCGGTGCTGGTGGCCGGCGACGCCACGCTGCCCGATCGGATCGCCGGGGTCGACGTCGCGCTCGGCGCCACCGAGTTCGCCCAGGTCAACCCGGTCGCGACCGACGCGCTCTACGCCCACGTCGCGGCCCAGGTCGCGCTGGCGCCGGGCGAGCGCGCGGCCGACGTCTACGCCGGCCTCGGCGGCATCAGCTTCGCGCTGGCCCGCGCCGGCGCCACCGTCACCGCGATCGAGCGCGACGCCAGCGCGATCGCCGCGCTCACCGCCGCCGCGACCGCGGCCGGCCTGGCGATCACCGGGGTCGTCGGCGACGCCGAGGTCCTGGCCGAGCGCGGCGCCGATCTGGCGGCGATCGTCGTCAACCCGCCGCGCAAGGGCTGCTCGGCGGCGACCCTGGCGGCGGCCACGGCGTCGACCGCCGGCCGGCTGGTCTACGTCAGCTGCGGCCCCGACGCGCTCGGCCGCGATCTGCGGGCGCTGACCGGCAGCGGCTGGCGCATCGATCACGCGCAGCCGTTCGACCTGATGCCCGGGACCGCGCAGGTCGAGACGGTCGTGCGCCTGGTGCGCTGA